A window of the Bacteriovorax sp. PP10 genome harbors these coding sequences:
- the nadE gene encoding NAD(+) synthase, translating to MSKFRSMDAFMQLNLHQTHHEIADFEGIFKYLTATFQQGNHEGLHVFPELFLTGYPLQDLPLKKTFIDDYQAFLEDLSVWSERQLKSKGPLALLFGGLRYEFDTLGWPSYIENVMYILEPGKKLRSLYTKQLLPNYDIYEEKKYFTAGHQSEVFEFCGKKFGLLICEDIWFSHLHDMDPVEQLKSHEQKCDAVIAINASPYHLGKVETRINRALEISQFLEAPFIYVNRVGAEDEILFDGHSFVVDGNSVVKMGAGFKSQVVNLDLPVYQSPEKQNVRPYHSSTNSWSTIFSTRLSSDTLTLQPMGEAGCREVLDALLLGIRDYSEKNGLKKFSIALSGGMDSALVVTILKLLQKTYPIEIEAIFLPGFFSSSISYDLSYDLCRNLGIKLTTMPIKFIHSTIRSAYKDNFGNELKGIADENIQSRLRGALIYMRSNDMNSAVLNTSNKSELSVGYSTIYGDSVGALSVLGDLFKLEVFELAHYINKHHGNLIPADIISRPPSAELREDQEDSQSLPPYDRLDPILEALLSSRFTPQDLIKRGHKQDEVLKVYQLLSKSEYKRKQFCPIIKVKPKSFGFGHRVPISKKML from the coding sequence GTGAGTAAATTTAGATCAATGGACGCATTCATGCAATTAAATCTTCATCAAACACACCATGAAATTGCGGATTTCGAAGGTATTTTCAAGTACCTTACAGCCACATTTCAGCAGGGAAACCACGAAGGACTTCACGTCTTTCCTGAACTCTTTCTTACAGGCTACCCCCTGCAGGATTTACCTCTAAAAAAGACATTTATTGATGACTATCAGGCATTCCTGGAAGATTTATCTGTTTGGTCAGAGCGCCAATTGAAAAGTAAAGGCCCTTTGGCCCTACTTTTTGGCGGACTACGCTATGAATTTGATACACTGGGATGGCCATCTTACATTGAAAACGTGATGTACATTCTTGAGCCGGGAAAAAAACTTCGCTCTCTGTATACTAAACAACTTCTTCCTAACTACGATATTTACGAAGAAAAAAAATACTTCACAGCAGGTCATCAATCTGAAGTTTTTGAATTTTGTGGAAAAAAATTTGGTCTTTTAATTTGCGAAGACATCTGGTTTTCTCACTTGCATGACATGGATCCGGTTGAGCAATTAAAGTCTCACGAACAAAAATGTGATGCGGTTATTGCTATCAATGCGAGTCCATACCATTTAGGAAAAGTTGAAACACGAATTAATCGCGCACTGGAAATTTCACAATTTTTAGAAGCTCCATTTATTTACGTCAACCGTGTTGGCGCTGAAGATGAAATCCTCTTCGACGGCCATAGCTTTGTCGTTGATGGAAATAGCGTTGTAAAAATGGGTGCTGGGTTTAAGTCTCAAGTTGTGAACCTGGACTTGCCAGTTTATCAGTCGCCGGAAAAACAAAACGTTCGTCCTTATCATTCATCAACAAATAGCTGGTCGACTATTTTTTCAACTCGCCTTTCAAGCGATACACTGACACTTCAACCAATGGGTGAAGCTGGATGCCGTGAAGTCCTGGATGCTCTACTGCTGGGAATCCGCGACTATTCTGAAAAAAATGGATTAAAGAAATTCTCCATCGCGCTTTCAGGTGGAATGGACTCCGCTTTAGTGGTCACGATTCTAAAACTACTTCAAAAAACTTACCCTATAGAAATCGAAGCGATTTTTTTACCGGGATTTTTCTCGAGCTCAATTAGCTATGATCTTTCATATGATCTTTGCCGCAACCTCGGAATTAAACTGACGACGATGCCGATTAAGTTCATCCACTCAACGATCAGGTCTGCTTACAAAGACAATTTTGGCAATGAACTCAAAGGGATTGCCGATGAAAATATCCAGAGTCGTCTACGTGGTGCCTTAATTTATATGCGCTCAAACGATATGAACTCGGCCGTTTTGAACACTTCAAACAAATCTGAACTATCGGTCGGCTACTCGACTATTTATGGAGATTCCGTGGGGGCCCTGTCGGTTCTTGGAGATCTCTTCAAATTAGAAGTCTTTGAGCTCGCTCACTACATCAATAAACACCATGGGAACCTGATTCCTGCTGATATCATTTCAAGACCTCCAAGTGCTGAACTTCGTGAGGATCAAGAAGACTCACAAAGCCTTCCGCCTTACGACAGGCTCGATCCCATCCTTGAAGCGCTTCTTTCTTCTCGTTTTACCCCTCAGGATTTGATCAAGCGAGGCCATAAACAAGATGAAGTTTTAAAAGTTTATCAACTTTTATCAAAATCAGAGTATAAACGAAAACAATTTTGCCCTATAATAAAAGTGAAACCAAAAAGTTTTGGCTTCGGGCACCGAGTGCCGATTAGTAAGAAAATGCTTTAA
- a CDS encoding DMT family transporter, translating into MLGIVFVILAGILWAIDTLIRYPLLGAGVSAEKIVFIEVLFLSVLFIPLILKDAKKFGGIKLSTLFYFMVIGFGGQAIGGLAFTKAFMLINPSLVILLQKLQPIVAISLARVLLGEKIKKEFVLWAAVALIGGLLISSVDILPGLGHLDFTMGLLTKNAIWGYTLALIAVGCWGASTVFGKKLSNQGFDEIQIMGGRFIFGLVFMTFYLYYRFGGLSLEWSAITYGKVLVMVLLSGLAGMYFYYKGLKTISARACAIAELFFPFSAVVINWVFLGAKLLPVQILGAVLLILSSAVIQLKKY; encoded by the coding sequence ATGTTAGGAATAGTTTTCGTCATTTTGGCCGGAATTCTCTGGGCAATTGACACCCTGATTAGATACCCGCTTCTTGGAGCTGGAGTATCGGCCGAAAAAATCGTCTTTATCGAAGTTCTTTTTCTATCAGTCCTATTCATTCCCTTAATTTTAAAAGATGCAAAAAAGTTTGGCGGGATTAAACTCTCGACCCTTTTCTATTTTATGGTGATCGGTTTCGGCGGGCAGGCGATTGGTGGACTGGCATTTACGAAAGCTTTCATGTTGATTAATCCTTCGCTGGTTATTTTATTGCAGAAGCTTCAACCGATCGTGGCGATCTCACTTGCTCGAGTCTTGCTTGGTGAAAAAATTAAAAAAGAGTTCGTGCTATGGGCAGCAGTTGCATTAATCGGTGGCCTACTAATTTCCTCAGTTGATATTCTTCCGGGCCTTGGGCACTTAGATTTTACAATGGGTCTATTAACGAAGAACGCTATCTGGGGTTACACACTGGCCTTGATCGCAGTAGGGTGCTGGGGAGCTTCAACAGTTTTCGGAAAAAAACTTTCTAATCAGGGATTTGATGAAATTCAAATCATGGGCGGGCGTTTTATTTTCGGGTTAGTGTTTATGACATTTTATTTATACTACCGTTTTGGTGGATTATCGCTTGAGTGGAGTGCGATAACTTATGGTAAAGTACTGGTGATGGTTCTGTTGTCAGGACTTGCAGGAATGTATTTTTACTACAAAGGGTTAAAGACTATTTCAGCTCGTGCATGCGCTATTGCTGAGTTATTTTTTCCTTTTTCTGCAGTTGTGATCAATTGGGTTTTTCTTGGGGCCAAGCTTTTGCCGGTGCAAATTTTAGGAGCAGTCCTCCTGATTCTTTCATCAGCTGTTATTCAATTAAAAAAATATTAA
- a CDS encoding NAD-dependent epimerase/dehydratase family protein, whose translation MEGKTVLIAGAAGFVPSTLAEHYLNLGAKVIGLDNFITGSQSNIDLLSKNKNFEFHKTNVYEALPDFKNQKIDYIMSMASPASPIDFAIIPIEIMRVNSEGTLKLLELAREKGARFLEASTSEVYGDPEIHPQTEDYVGHVNPIGPRSCYDESKRFAEAMTMSFHHKYKVDTRIVRIFNTYGPRMRPNDGRVIPNFITQAMSGADLTVYGDGTQTRSFCYSTDLVAAIHNVLMSDDVTPFNCGNPDEYTMLETAELIIKILGSKSKIKHLPLPKDDPKRRRPNIGKLQAVSDYAPLVKFEDGIRATAEYFKSL comes from the coding sequence ATGGAAGGAAAAACAGTATTAATCGCTGGAGCTGCGGGGTTCGTTCCTTCAACACTTGCTGAGCACTACCTTAATCTTGGAGCTAAAGTTATCGGCCTTGATAACTTCATCACAGGCTCGCAATCAAACATTGATTTACTTTCAAAAAATAAAAACTTCGAATTTCATAAGACAAATGTTTATGAAGCTCTTCCAGATTTTAAAAATCAAAAAATCGACTACATCATGTCGATGGCAAGCCCAGCTTCACCAATTGACTTCGCTATCATCCCAATTGAGATCATGAGAGTGAACTCTGAAGGGACATTAAAATTATTAGAACTAGCTCGCGAAAAGGGAGCAAGATTTCTAGAAGCTTCAACTTCTGAAGTATATGGTGACCCAGAAATTCACCCACAAACAGAAGACTACGTAGGGCACGTTAACCCGATTGGGCCACGTTCATGTTATGACGAATCAAAGCGTTTTGCTGAAGCGATGACTATGAGTTTTCACCACAAATATAAAGTCGACACGAGAATCGTGCGTATCTTCAATACATATGGACCTCGCATGCGTCCAAATGACGGAAGAGTTATCCCGAACTTCATCACGCAAGCGATGAGTGGGGCAGACCTGACTGTTTACGGAGACGGAACACAGACCAGATCATTTTGTTACTCAACTGACTTAGTTGCAGCTATTCACAATGTTTTAATGAGTGATGATGTCACTCCATTTAACTGTGGAAACCCTGACGAGTACACAATGCTTGAAACAGCTGAACTGATTATTAAGATCCTGGGAAGCAAATCAAAAATTAAACACCTTCCGCTTCCAAAAGATGACCCGAAGAGAAGAAGACCAAACATCGGAAAACTTCAGGCCGTTTCAGACTACGCACCACTTGTGAAGTTTGAAGATGGAATTAGAGCAACAGCTGAATATTTTAAAAGTTTATAA
- a CDS encoding glycosyltransferase family protein, with translation MKVAITCDFLLERSHYVEIIENLCEVFPDAVIYCFAHKKGAILGHIEQRSIKSTFLSNVVSTEEEFYTHSNKLPSLAKNLFVSCDYDLIINVSKGFSQGFAKCETTKLITYLYDLDLDQKIKKTFLQKVFSPFVHSWIKKTLDQADMVLSSREDLLKTLEGLKTQTEVVPPPFRVSDYALFPKTMFKHHFFLIEAKGVNEERAKLLAEWMKEWGFSFQFIGPDAQLTNIKKDYAENVFFGDKCSGEHAPVMAASKALISFNENDFPALAMGTLAVGRPVILISSLKKWLSGVGIGFVDSFDKNELKKAIDNIITDEVLEPQKVRAHVMEYHDIKFKAQMKRTLDKFYHEVHKADAAHPSDCSQCK, from the coding sequence ATGAAAGTTGCCATTACATGTGATTTTTTATTAGAGCGCTCTCACTATGTTGAGATCATCGAAAACCTTTGCGAAGTTTTTCCTGATGCTGTGATTTACTGTTTTGCTCACAAAAAAGGAGCGATCTTAGGTCATATCGAACAACGCTCAATCAAGTCGACGTTTTTAAGCAATGTTGTCTCGACTGAAGAAGAGTTCTACACGCACTCTAATAAACTGCCATCTCTTGCTAAAAACCTTTTTGTTTCTTGCGACTACGATTTAATCATCAACGTTTCAAAAGGCTTCTCTCAAGGTTTTGCAAAATGTGAGACAACAAAACTCATTACCTATTTATACGACTTGGATCTTGACCAAAAAATTAAAAAGACTTTTCTGCAAAAAGTATTCTCTCCATTTGTTCACTCATGGATTAAGAAAACTTTGGATCAGGCAGATATGGTTTTATCTTCGAGAGAAGACTTACTTAAAACTCTTGAAGGATTAAAAACTCAAACAGAAGTGGTTCCGCCACCATTTAGAGTTTCAGACTATGCACTTTTTCCAAAGACTATGTTTAAACACCATTTCTTTTTAATTGAAGCAAAAGGTGTGAATGAGGAGCGTGCTAAGCTTCTTGCCGAGTGGATGAAGGAGTGGGGATTCTCATTTCAATTCATCGGGCCGGACGCTCAACTAACAAACATCAAAAAAGATTACGCAGAAAATGTATTTTTCGGTGATAAATGTAGTGGAGAGCATGCTCCAGTTATGGCCGCTTCAAAAGCATTAATCAGCTTTAACGAAAACGATTTCCCGGCACTTGCTATGGGAACTCTGGCAGTAGGAAGACCAGTCATTCTTATCAGCTCACTTAAAAAATGGTTGTCTGGAGTAGGGATTGGATTTGTTGATTCGTTTGATAAGAACGAATTAAAAAAGGCGATTGATAATATCATTACTGATGAAGTTCTGGAGCCTCAGAAAGTTCGTGCCCATGTTATGGAGTATCACGATATCAAGTTCAAGGCCCAGATGAAGAGAACGCTAGATAAGTTCTATCACGAAGTTCATAAAGCAGATGCAGCTCACCCTAGTGACTGTTCTCAATGCAAGTAA